Proteins from one Microbacterium faecale genomic window:
- a CDS encoding sugar ABC transporter ATP-binding protein: MTTTATAPVLRMRGIGKTFPGIRALSDVELEVRAGEVHAIVGENGAGKSTLMKILAGVHQPDEGSIELSGERTRITGQLDALRRGIGMVYQELNLVPDLTVAENIGLGRTPSRMGIVDNRALLAEAQRVLDALDTRIDPQQLVGSLTVSQQQIVEIAKVYASDPRIIVLDEPTSSLSEHEARSLFGIVRRMRENGIAVIYISHRLREVLDLADRVTVLRDGAHIETRDIAGMTPADMIRSMVGRDLADVFPKREVPIGDVVLETRGLSGTASFADVSITARAGEIVGLAGLVGAGRTEVARAIFGLDPLDAGEVLVDGTRVNVATPQRAVRAGIAYVPEDRKRDGIAPQLSIRDNIVLAALQRLDRFGWLSRRRENEVARSQVSALGVSPPVVERGVSTLSGGNQQKVVLGKWLAMEPRVLILDEPTRGVDVGAKADIHKIIGELAAQGVAIIMISSELPEVLAVSDRIYVLHEGRVTAEFDRAEATEEIVMQAATGESA, translated from the coding sequence ATGACCACCACTGCCACCGCCCCGGTGCTGCGCATGCGCGGCATCGGTAAGACGTTCCCCGGGATCCGCGCGCTCAGCGATGTTGAGCTCGAGGTCCGCGCCGGCGAGGTGCACGCCATCGTCGGCGAGAACGGTGCCGGCAAGTCCACCCTGATGAAGATCCTCGCCGGCGTGCACCAGCCCGACGAGGGATCGATCGAGCTCAGCGGCGAGCGCACGCGCATCACCGGGCAGCTCGACGCGTTGCGCCGCGGCATCGGGATGGTCTACCAGGAGCTCAACCTCGTTCCTGACCTGACCGTCGCCGAGAACATCGGCCTCGGCCGCACCCCGTCGCGCATGGGCATCGTCGACAACCGTGCGCTGCTCGCCGAAGCCCAGCGCGTGCTCGACGCTCTCGACACCCGCATCGACCCGCAGCAGCTGGTCGGATCCCTCACGGTCAGTCAGCAGCAGATCGTCGAGATCGCGAAGGTGTACGCGAGCGACCCCCGGATCATCGTGCTCGACGAGCCGACCTCCTCGCTGAGCGAGCACGAGGCGCGTTCGCTGTTCGGCATCGTCCGACGCATGCGCGAGAACGGCATCGCGGTGATCTACATCAGCCACCGCCTGCGGGAGGTTCTCGACCTCGCCGATCGCGTCACCGTCCTCCGCGACGGCGCGCACATCGAGACGCGCGACATCGCGGGCATGACTCCGGCCGACATGATCCGCTCGATGGTCGGCCGCGACCTCGCCGACGTGTTCCCGAAGCGCGAGGTGCCGATCGGCGACGTCGTGCTCGAGACGCGCGGCCTGAGCGGCACCGCCTCCTTCGCGGACGTGTCGATCACGGCGCGCGCCGGAGAGATCGTCGGCCTGGCCGGCCTCGTCGGCGCGGGTCGCACCGAGGTCGCCCGCGCGATCTTCGGCCTCGATCCGCTGGATGCGGGCGAGGTGCTGGTCGACGGCACGCGCGTGAACGTGGCGACGCCGCAGCGCGCCGTGCGCGCCGGCATCGCCTACGTCCCCGAGGATCGCAAGCGCGACGGCATCGCCCCGCAGCTCAGCATCCGCGACAACATCGTCCTCGCCGCCCTGCAGCGTCTGGACCGGTTCGGCTGGCTGTCACGTCGACGCGAGAACGAGGTCGCCCGGAGTCAGGTCTCGGCGCTCGGCGTCTCGCCGCCCGTCGTGGAGCGCGGCGTCTCGACGCTCAGCGGCGGCAACCAGCAGAAGGTCGTCCTCGGCAAGTGGCTCGCGATGGAGCCGCGTGTGCTCATCCTCGACGAGCCCACGCGCGGCGTCGACGTGGGCGCGAAGGCCGACATCCACAAGATCATCGGCGAGCTCGCGGCGCAGGGCGTGGCGATCATCATGATCTCCTCCGAGCTGCCGGAGGTGCTCGCCGTGAGCGACCGCATCTACGTGCTCCACGAGGGGCGCGTGACCGCCGAATTCGACCGCGCCGAAGCGACAGAGGAAATCGTGATGCAGGCCGCGACGGGAGAGAGCGCATGA
- a CDS encoding aldose 1-epimerase family protein has translation MTDVQAVLREAPEARRRLGTLAQLARVDRFTEDDGPARGTRRIRLVTGGGLEADIHPDRALDLGQVTYRGVPVAWMSPVGMSSPHLADSHGTEWLRSFGGGLLATCGLDTFGPPSVEDGVEYPMHGRIGVVPASVTETSVSGGSLRVAGEVRQTRVFGENLMLRREITADVGGSELRIVDTVTNEGTDPVGHMILYHANLGWPLLDERANLEIPSKRVLPRDAAAESGAARWHEIEPPQAGYAEQVFLHDMRGETGPAVIDNPELGIRCELAFDTTTLPALHQWKMSGEGHYVMGLEPSNLLHIHGRAAARAERALPTLAPGASVRYALSFRFSESNGARR, from the coding sequence ATGACCGACGTCCAGGCCGTGCTGCGCGAGGCCCCCGAGGCGCGTCGGCGTCTCGGAACCCTCGCGCAGCTCGCGCGCGTGGACCGTTTCACCGAGGATGACGGGCCCGCGCGCGGCACCCGCCGGATCCGTCTCGTCACGGGCGGCGGCCTCGAGGCCGACATCCACCCCGACCGCGCTCTCGACCTCGGCCAGGTGACCTACCGCGGCGTGCCCGTCGCGTGGATGTCGCCGGTTGGCATGTCGTCGCCGCACCTCGCCGACAGCCACGGCACCGAGTGGCTACGCTCGTTCGGCGGCGGACTGCTCGCCACCTGTGGCCTCGACACGTTCGGCCCGCCGAGCGTCGAGGACGGCGTCGAGTACCCCATGCACGGCCGGATCGGCGTCGTCCCGGCGTCGGTCACGGAGACGTCGGTCTCCGGCGGTTCGCTCCGCGTCGCCGGCGAGGTGCGGCAGACCCGGGTGTTCGGCGAGAACCTCATGCTCCGGCGCGAGATCACCGCCGATGTCGGCGGATCCGAGCTGCGCATCGTCGACACCGTCACGAACGAGGGCACGGATCCGGTCGGCCACATGATCCTGTACCACGCGAACCTCGGGTGGCCGTTGCTCGACGAGCGCGCGAACCTCGAGATTCCGTCGAAGCGCGTGCTCCCGCGCGACGCGGCCGCCGAGTCGGGCGCCGCGCGCTGGCACGAGATCGAACCGCCGCAGGCGGGCTACGCCGAGCAGGTGTTCCTCCACGACATGCGGGGCGAGACCGGGCCCGCCGTCATCGACAACCCCGAGCTCGGGATCCGGTGCGAGCTGGCGTTCGACACCACGACGCTGCCCGCACTGCACCAGTGGAAGATGAGCGGCGAGGGCCACTACGTCATGGGGCTCGAGCCGTCCAACCTCCTCCACATTCATGGCCGCGCGGCGGCTCGCGCCGAGCGCGCGCTGCCCACCCTGGCCCCCGGCGCGAGCGTGCGCTACGCGCTGTCCTTCCGCTTCAGCGAATCGAACGGAGCGAGACGATGA
- a CDS encoding ABC transporter permease, with protein sequence MTITPTTAGPRVTAERGSGRAIGWIGMPAGIVVLIIVGSLLNDKFLSVSNLTNVLINMSIVGVIVVGMTFVFITRGMADLSVPATVAVGGILVLALQPVMGSIAAGIVGVLVATAAGLLNGFLIGYAGLNPVITTLATGTIVLGIAQAAVGGVIVYGDDKGIQEFLTGRIFGTIPVIVLIFAAIAVIGHLVLSRSVWGRWTYAVGSNPDATRASAVPVRLTRSAAFILTGSLAGFAGVLLGLTLQTARPGIGIGYEFDAITAVVVGGVSLLGGFGSIPRAIGGLLFVQLLTNILVLQGVPTEPQGLIKGGLIAGAVALDVALRRRGGRR encoded by the coding sequence ATGACCATCACCCCCACCACAGCAGGCCCGAGGGTCACGGCCGAGCGCGGCTCCGGCCGCGCCATCGGCTGGATCGGCATGCCCGCGGGCATCGTCGTGTTGATCATCGTCGGCAGCCTGCTCAACGACAAGTTCCTCTCGGTCTCGAACCTGACGAACGTCCTGATCAATATGTCGATCGTCGGCGTGATCGTCGTCGGGATGACCTTCGTGTTCATCACGCGCGGGATGGCCGACCTGTCGGTCCCCGCGACCGTCGCCGTCGGCGGGATCCTCGTGCTCGCGTTGCAACCCGTCATGGGCAGCATCGCGGCTGGCATCGTCGGCGTGCTCGTCGCGACGGCGGCCGGCCTGCTCAACGGATTCCTGATCGGCTACGCCGGGCTCAACCCCGTCATCACGACCCTCGCGACCGGCACGATCGTGCTCGGCATCGCGCAGGCCGCGGTCGGCGGCGTCATCGTCTACGGCGACGACAAGGGGATCCAGGAGTTCCTCACCGGACGGATCTTCGGAACCATCCCCGTGATCGTGCTGATCTTCGCCGCTATCGCCGTCATCGGCCACCTGGTGCTCTCGCGCAGCGTGTGGGGGCGTTGGACGTACGCGGTCGGATCGAACCCCGACGCGACCCGCGCCAGCGCGGTCCCGGTGCGACTGACCCGCTCGGCGGCGTTCATCCTCACCGGATCGCTCGCCGGCTTCGCCGGGGTCCTGCTCGGGCTCACCCTGCAGACCGCACGCCCCGGCATCGGCATCGGCTACGAGTTCGACGCGATCACCGCGGTCGTCGTCGGCGGCGTGAGCCTGCTCGGCGGCTTCGGCAGCATCCCGCGCGCGATCGGCGGCCTGCTGTTCGTGCAGCTGCTGACGAACATCCTCGTGCTGCAGGGTGTGCCGACCGAACCCCAGGGACTGATCAAGGGCGGCCTGATTGCGGGGGCAGTAGCCCTCGATGTGGCGCTGCGCCGACGAGGAGGACGACGATGA